The genomic window TCACCCTCAGTTTTACACATTATTTCAGACCTGGGACCACGCACTACAGGCCCTGTGAGATAAACCTTCACACACTCCTTGGTAATATCATACCATCATCTCTTTCCACCGTCAGTTTCGCAAGGTTCTGCCTGCTGCTCAAGTTTAAGATGTAAGAATCTTCCAGTCTCAGTCCTCATTATGAAATCAAATAGCCTAAAGCGAACAAGGGCATCCCTTCAGAAAACCAGTAAACCTTTCTAGTGAGCGAGGATTGGGTCCCTAATGTGCCAATTCCTTTGGACTATATTTTGATCAGCTAGCTTTCTATTGATCTACAGAACACAACAAATCCAGCCTTGGTTTCTCCCTTGTGCAAATTCCTTCAGTCTATATTATTATCAATTGGCTCTCAGTTGATCTTCAGAACATAACAAATCCAGCCTACGTTTCTCCAAATTACTCCAGATGTTTCTAACTTCGTTTAAGATGTGTTCCTGTAAACTTACCCAGTTACCCATCAGGGATAACACCATTCATCTCTGGTTTTGTGNNNNNNNNNNNNNNNNNNNNNNNNNNNNNNNNNNNNNNNNNNNNNNNNNNNNNNNNNNNNNNNNNNNNNNNNNNNNNNNNNNNNNNNNNNNNNNNNNNNNcgcaggacacgatcgggaagatgccactctaccacatcaaaaaaataagtggcaccctaacagtccatatgtcgtgtccaactgtacacatctgcggcagtatagccaatatctcatctgtatatggctcccacaaaaactgatatagttaaaataaaaaaaattagtaagctaaaattttaatagattatgaatactataaaatgatatttgtaaaaaattcaaaatttacccgtctagatgtatcaactaatatatccaactggcacctataaacccgtgccactctcgtcgatacgtgatgaacgttgaatgcaacgttccatctgtttcacaatatattaatattaaataaatttaaaataataaattaaaatgaaaaaaataatatttcgatacctatatcccaatagtccgtctagtctgaatggaacatcaggatcctgctgctctgatggcatctcgagcagctgtcgtcgtaatggactggataggtcggcatacgctccccatacccaaatctgtaaattttaaaaattaaatagatgatatatccaatgtaaaatataattaaatattaaaaaaaaaattttaattcacatacctgtaataatacaagataaccatcaatctcgctctgatcagcataagaatcccgacacatagctctgtataggcaaactagtactgcactgccccaactgagtcgacgagcgaagtctaaatcctctaataatggcaaaaacatcaacttcatcttattcgatgaagtatcgggtaacaaaataccacctaacaaccgcagcacctgacctttaacatactgctgcaccatctcctctggtgcatcatccgcaatatgaaaatatcgataacgatcatccaaacactcaatcctgagtcgtgaatgatcaaaaaaaatatgcgtcgggctcaaaccctagcaatcacaagcataaagcctgccactccagaatggtaagcgtgggatcaactccggtaactggatctccatcaactggtagtccagtaaggatgctgacatcctgtaaagtgatggtcgcctcaccaaatggaagataaaatgtgtgtgtctctggacgccatctctcaagcaaagcagtaataagaccaacatccatctgtatacgaccaatccgatatactccataaaatctcagatatcgtaaataatctaacactctatgtgggatatcctctgtcctccagaaatcagcatcggatcgtcgtagacgaaggtgtctgggctcctgcaataaaaatataataattagataacgtacatgatttttaaaataaaaatttaaataataaataggattgtaatgcttacgccgccatctaaaatagtctgtgatcgatggtgctcctgcaatgaaagaatactgctgtctcgaggaccgGGATACcatggatcgtaagccataatacgctgtctcaagcaatattatcacagatgtattaaaaaataaaataatatattttaatttttttttttaaacataatattatcacacaatacaacttaaacacaaaattcagttcatctcaggatattaaacacgtaaattcaaatacaatctcacaaaAATACATATAACAATGACAAAAATAAATCTTCGAAGCCttttatttcttccactgcttgaagttgaagtatgttgaagtatcctaggacagcgacggtggtcatgatcctgttccctacaaatgccacagtggttcttacttcttatttgcctatcatccatttcATTTCAtagtctcgttgactttggtctacctttctgcttgggtctcaaacgattatgatcaggaatacatttgaacatacgtgtatgtatCTAATAATCTTcgtgtggtaatggattaaaataccgctccaagcattcatatatgctgtaattgtatatgcatcatctacaaaaccactaaaatgtacagtaatttcttgacacacagctaaaacatgtgaacatggatatttgtacatgctccactttccacaagaatattttctttcagctaaagtaataGTATGAGAATTTCTTCCACCTCGTAACCCTccacttgctctcctcgtaagcacttcatatatacctctttgaaggttgaatgctgttactcggtgctggttggctttaacttgatcttcagcaatcttaattgcaacatgaggagtaaaaatattatttgaattctcctctacatatctcaaggcttgagcATGCCTcatattgaagtatttcacaagacgataaaatgtcatttgaacacaagctgtaattggcacatttctagctcctcgtaaaatactgttaaaaattttcgacaaatttgtagttaagacaccatagcgcaggccatcatcatatgccaacgtccacttctccttttctatctcggacaaccagctccaagcctcttcattcactgttctgatgctatccatgataaagttgaacttacgAACTTGTTGagcgcttcctgcttgccatactgctcttttcagctgcacatttttgaaatgagtgttaaaattactgcagatatgtcttaaacagtatcggtgataggcacgtggtggactccatccaatagactcatctgcgatagcatttaatatacctggatgcctgtcagaaattaagcatattccatttctatctttaacgatatgtgttctgagctggaaaagaaaccaactctaacttgcagtcgtctcctcatcgataattgcatatgctaatgaaaatatcccattctctgcatcaattcctgttgcaattaatatcttacctttaaattttccatacaagtgcgtgccatcaatactgattacaggacggcagtgcgtaaaaccctggatagatggtttgaaaacccagaaaatataatttaaaactcggacattggaattcacagcttgaaaaaaatttcatgaaataactgtaccgggatttgcatgttgaagtgcagccatataataaggtaatttagcataagacagctcccattctccataaatattaaccaatgccttatgctttccacaccatgctttcctgtatgatactgtatattgaaattgatcattaacggctgccacaatagcttcaactttaacatcgggatctttctcaacaatatgtcggactaatgtgctaatcatccttccactgacatgtttgtggtctcgactcaatcccgtaaacaaacaagtgtgaggaccctcatattttatgatttgaaaatatccatattttttcaataatgcagcacgaagcctccatttacaatgctgaacattatctgataatgtgcatcgtacggaccataatttcgaatgcgactgaactacattgtatgttcgatgcttcataatgtgataaagatcaacagctctccttacataatctttactctcaaacattagacctttagaaaattcagtcatcgaggagtttCAAAACTGattgtcagaattcaatcttcgaccagcactaacacaaccaccatcatctaaatttatatcgttaaaatattatggaggttcgtgcaaatgaggttgagattcttccacattaatattagcttgaacatcttaatcatcattctcatcttcatcatcatcatcattactgctactgtcctcatccatccaacagtcttcatctccattttcatctgactcaatatataattctaaaaatcgacattctgaatattttaaaggaaaggtcagcatttctttgacatcttcatcgtcatcaattggaaccaagatatatttactctgcattaactgtcccgacagattagaacattttcatttcaattttatttcatatttttctttgtctacaggaatactgctatataaatgatccaataattcttgacgtgataataatgaagatactctaatcatccgatttgcagggtgactgtactgcacaccagtttcatcattctgtatcatacCATCATAATATAATAGTACACAAACTTGAATACTGACCATTTTCTCAGAAAAATCtatgataaaatcaaaatcaaaatatttaatattattaattattttatcgtttcaaaagatttacatgatatatgcatcatatcatcaacaaataggtacagatagatcctattccattcgagaattgcattaattctatagattaattatattaatcaaacgatacgcaaaaaggaccgaaagaaatttcgacgATATTTCTCCTTatttctccccacacgactcaaaatgtgtgaggaaaactaaagaaaatactgtccgaaatttctctcgaaccctccgcatatcattcgaataatgtaattatctataaaattaaatgcaattcccaaactgtccaaactggacaatcaattgaccaatgtatatattttatgatatccatacaaaaatatatatttaatatatattttatacggataatgtagaatattctacattgatcaattgacgggtctacgttttcatgaaatgcaatatatttaaaaatttaaaatacacctgaatctaatgagacaaaattaaaaataaaagaaaattaatgagataaaaaaaagagattgaaataGACGGCCCGTCGCGGGGACCGTCGCGGAACCGCCGTCGGGAATCGTCACAGAGTGACCGCCGGAGGCCGTGGGCCCCGCCGCCATCGCGGCCCATCGCGTGGGACCTGCCGTATCCCACCATCGgagaaggggagggtcggggaCCGCCACAGGAGGCTGCCACCGCGCCACGGTGGGGCCCACTGCCCCACCTCCCATGGGGCCCGTCGTAGGGATGCGGAGCCctccgccggccgtctgtggccggcggccaaggaaaagggagagagagaggagggggccggggcccaccgccggggcgcgcggcccgccgccggccgtctgtggccggcggccaaggaaaagggagagagagaggaagagagagatagagagaggaagagggagaggagggggccggggcgcGCCCCGACGGTGCCGCCGGccatctgtggccggcggccaaggaaaagggagagagagaggaagagagagagaggaagagagaaaggagggggccgGGGTCCGCCGTCGGGCGTCTGTGAccgacggccaaggaaaagggagagagagaggaagagggagaggatggGGTCGGGGCTcgccgtcgggatgcggggcccgccgtcggggcgcggcccgccgtcggtcgtctgtggccgacggccaaggaaaagggagagagagaggaagagagagagagaggaagaggtagaggagggggccggggcccgccgccggccgtctgtggccgacggccaaggaaaagggagagagagaagaagagagagagagaggaagagggaaaggaggGGTCGGGGCCCACCGCCGGGGTGCGGGGCCCGTCGTTGGGGCGtgcggcccgccgccggtcgtctgtggccggcggccaaggaaaagggagagagagacgaagagagagagagagaggaagagggagaggacggGGCTGGGGCCCGTcgtcgggatgcggggcccgtcgtcgggatgcggggcccgccgtcggggcgcgcggccgccgtcggccgtctgtagctggcggccaaggaaaagggagagagaggaagagagagagagaggaagagggagaggagggggccggggcctgcCGTCGGGGcgtggggcccgccgtcggggcacGCGGCCCACcaccggggcgcgcggcccgccgccggctgtCTGTGACCGatggccaaggaaaagggagagagagaggaagagagagagaggaagagagaaaggagggggccaGGGCCCGCCGTCGGcaagcggcccgccgccggccaaaGAAAaatgggaaaagagagagagggaaagagggagagaaagagaggaagagggagagagaggaggaagctCACCACCGTCGAgagctcgccgccgtgccgccaTGCCGCCGGAGAGATGccggagaagaggagaagagggagaagagagaagggagaaggagaagaggagaagggagaaggagagaagaaggggggaagggagaaaacgccattctctttgacggtttctcttttttttaatttttttaatttctttaattattttttttatgattttttaataaataaatttaattaaataatgaagataataatttgaatgataatttttaatttaaattaaaattaattttttttaatttataattataatttctattttattaccattttttcttttatttatttttttatgatatttttttaaaatttattttaaaatttttatcatttgaaattataatttcaattttcttccatttttatctttttagcattctattacgtattcttttcttttatttaaaatattttttaaacaattatatttaaattaatttagttatttaaaatgatattttttatttcaattataattacaatttttattttttaaaattaaactttaaaaattttatttttcaattagaactataatttttatttttttcctttttttcttttttaggatattttttatttttttacaatattttttttcttgagataatattttaaaaaataatttaaaatggacaacgtaatttgaaatgatatttttatttaaataaagttaaaattcttattttttttaaagttcaatttacaaatttcttttttccacatttttcctcattttttcacttttttatgcatttatttttttattaagatttaattcaaattaaaaaaatttaattcaaatttataattatataatttttctattttttacatttctttctgtttttatgaaatttttaagctttttttttatttttttgaatattttttaaataaattaattttaatttgagaaaataatttgaaatgatatttttatttcaattaattttaaaaattttatttcttttaaatttcaaattataattcttattttttttgatttatttaaaattttattttttaatggtattttttttaaatttattttttgaatttttttggcaagaatttgaaatgatgattttcaattaaatttaaaatttttatttttttgcatttctttctcttttttttctttttctatgatatttttaattttttaatttttttaaattttttttagacatttaaaaaaataattcaaaaaaaaatcatctaaaaatatttttttatttgaattacaaattcaaatttttatattttaaattttaatcaaaagtaaaattttaatttttttattaatttaaaattttaaaaattatttttttccattcttttcgatttttttttgatgaaaaaaataaaaatgccattcaaaatgacgtttttaaaaatattattttaaatgatgtttctttttttttttttttcgaacgaTGCATCGTGAAAAAAAGGAGTGACGTGGAAGGCagaaaacaccattcaaaatggcgttttcctcTTTTGCATTACTTTAGTAAAAaggttaaattttaaattatttttataaataatttttttttatattatttagaaaagagCTCTCGCAAGTCCACTCAGGGAGTTGTGGGTAATTTTGTGCCTGCAATCAATTAAACTAGTGCCGTCACACTTAGTGCCGGGGCCAgtttattttcactgcatcaaCCTAGTAATGAATCTCTGTGTACAATAAAATTGTGGAGTTATGAACGCTGAAGCCGgggtcccccccccccccccccccaaaaaaaaaaagtctccaATTATTTTATTTCAAAGAAAGAGTTATATTTTAGTTTTTATCAATAGAATGAACTGCATAAGGAGTAGCATAGCTTTTTTGGACGTGCGTGGGAAAAGCAGTgcaatgtagagagagaaagaattcgaacttttcttttttcttcttcccgtgtaCGCACGACACCAAAGAGTATTGTGTAGCTATAAATAGCaatcattaaaaaataattgacaGTCTGCAAGTGTTTGCTATACATGTTATATATGATGTGTGCTGTTTGATGGCCGCCTATCTTTCTGGCCGCACTGCAGGAAATCCTGATCTTTTATCTTCACTACTTTCTCCCATTTGCGAAGATTACTAGCTTTTGAATAAATTAAGGAGCTGTGGGGAAATCTAGTAATCACAATATGAGATTGTCTTGGCAAGCAAAATTTCAGAACCAGTTCAATTCTATCCAATTTTGATGAATAGATGCACTAAAATATAATACAAATCATAGCCGACGGGCcataaataatcaattttctGGAAACGAGTTCTTTCTGATGGCAATGCCCATCCAACCATTTGTAATTGTAACTGTAACAATTAAAATCTTGCAATTGTAGAACAAGGTTAACGTTTTGCTTATATAGCATGGTATCCATTCCATCGTTAGAAGTGTCAAATGCTATGGAGTAGCTCCTTCGGCTTCACTAGCTTGCACTCTTGAAAGGCATTATGGCTTGCGGTTAACTCCGGCATGTCAGCCTAAGATTCTAGAATGAACATGAGAAACTAATCCTTTGTAAACAGTTTAAGAAAATGTTGATGGAAGTTGTGAGGAAAGGTACGGAGAAACTTAGAATAGCATGAGAAATGATAGTAAATTAGAGCAGTTGGCAAATTAGGATTCATGATGCCCACCTCAAATGGTGAGGAAAAGTTGACATGGTTATGTTTTTATGACCCTCTCCAAGATATCTTCTCCCGCTCTTCTCAAATGCATTAATTAATTCCCATAGTTTGCCTTCCCCCACCCTTCTCCCTCCCACCTTACTCAATCTCCTCATGTTTTCCTGGCTCTTTTTAAGCAAGTGTTCTCCACCCCCATTCTTTAGTGGTGGTTGAGGTCATGAAATCCAGAGCATAAGTGTGGATGGGAGCGAGAGCGACTCACTCTCCAGGCAGTCTTGCACGAAGTGGATCCCCACAAATGAGCAGGCGAGGATATTGAGGGACCTCTACCACACCTATGGAGTGAGGTCTCCTAGTGTCGAACAAATCCAGAAAATTTCTAACAGGCTGAGGCAGTATGGCAAAATTGAAGGCAAGAATGTGTTCTACTGGTTCTCCAACTACAAGGCCAGGGAGAGGCGGAAAAAGAGGCTCTCAGCGGACATTCCCTCCTCCTCCAACACCACCACTCCTCCAGGTGCATGCAGTAGCACAACTTCCACTTTAGCTCTCTCCCAACTCTCAGCACCTGCTGATGCTTCTTTCCACCTATCGGCCATGGCCGTGTGTTGGTTCTGTGATGTAGGGTCTAATGCTACTTGCTTTCCGCATGGACCACATGTTGTGGGGCAAATGGGGAGCAGCGAGTGCCCTGGTTCTGTGCTTATGGAGAAGCGCTACAAGGTATATCTTTATTGCGAGCTTTTGTATGTTGTGATATGCTACGAACATGCAACTATATCTTAAGGGTGAAAAGAGCTAGTATCCAAGAAAAGGGTGAAAATGGCTACTCCAAGTGCGTTTGGTTTTGTTCTGCTTTCTATTTCAACCATCCTCGCTCAGCAGGCTCCTTCGGTTAACTCTCTTTTTCTGTTCTGATGTGCATTCTTTCTACAGTCCTCTTGGAGTGCATATCAACTTCTCCATTTCTTTCTTAATAATATTCAGATGACTAATGTGGCTCACCGCTCATTAGCCTCCTTTCTttcgattttctttctttttttttttttaaaaaaaagatatcttATGAGGATGACATTAAGATCAATGAATGCAAGCTGGCATGGTTACTAATGCATGCGTCATATGTGGAATGGAATATAGATTCTTTTTTCTGAGAAAAATATAGCAAAGGATTTTACCCTTGGTTATACTCAAATAATTCCTAAATAGATTCGAGGCATGGTTGCATCTCTCGATGTAACAATATATTcaacaagccaaaaaaaaaaaaaaaaaaatcataagagatCACATTCATAAAGAATAGAAGAGACTCATATGAATTATCttcctgtctttttttttttcttttttttaaaattgtggATACAGTGTTACTTCATGAGCGGTGGAGAAGGAGAATCAGCTCTGGAGCGCAACAAGGGGTGGGTGATGGGACTACACTCGACAGCAATGTCCCATCATACCAGAGTCCAGAAGGCAAAAATTAGGACACTGCCCCTCTTTCCCATCCATACACAAGAACAAGAGAGAGTAGAGCAGGAGGAGCACCAGGAAGGAAAGGAAACAGAAGAATATGGCGTTCGTTCCTTCGTAGCAGGGAAGCCACAACAACCCAAACCCATCGGGCACATTCCTGCCTTCCATTTAGACGGTGGCCAGCAACAGCAGGAACAGTACCATTGCTGTCTGGAACTCACTCTTAATTCCTACCACCATGGTCCCCTGAGATCGACGTGATCTCATGCAAAAAGTGGTAGAAGCTTGGTTAGTTGCACTTTCTAGTTCAACTTTATGGTTAGGCTGGCTGTATTATTGATGGGTTCACCGAGGCTTAAAAATTAAAAGGAAAGCAAAGAGCTAGGGACTCGTTGAGAAATTTATATCCAATGCCGGCCATGTACAAGCTCAGCGGTATATGAAGCCTATTGTTATTCTCTTGAACGAAGAACTGTGGAGAGCTAGTACCCCCGCATCCTGATCTTTTGAATGAACAACAAAGAGCTAGTACTGCCTAGCTAGCTAGATCGACCCTCTTCCGAGTATCCTCCTCCTCCTGAGTTGTTGCGACACCACCCTCCGCGACCATCTCGATCACAAACAAGGCCACCCCTCCGCTTGCTCTCCCTCTCTGAGCCTCTGCCAGCCTCACTATGACCCTTTTTCTGAAAAGACCCTCCTCCTCTCCTCACCCTTTCCTTCTGCCGGTGGCACTCTCACCTTGCTCCTCCTCCGCATCCGGCCAGTGTACGAATCCTGCAATGACTACGTCAAGCATCACCGGGTGGATTTGGATTGTATCTTTTgtgcgaaagaatgattgatctttttttcacGATGTCAACCATTGTATCACACCTTAATTACACAGATCTGAAAGAATTCTGAATGCTTTCAATATTCATCCATCTGTACGTATCTTAAACTAACTATTGTGTGATTCGGTGGTGGATTGGTGCGAAGGAATGGGATTCCTTCTTTCGTGCAAAAGATGCCGCCTCAGTCCCTAGCGGGCGGATCAATcaattccctttttttttttttttttattacctgTTTTTTATGCTGAGATGGCCGGACTCTTCACATGGTGAAAAAGACTTGGGCTGTCTTCTGCTGAGCTGGGACACCAGGCTTATGACATAACTTCTCAGACTCAGCAAACACAACTATAGCTTCCGCTGGCATGGTGCCACTGTTGCAACTGTTTGCGATGCTGCTAGTGGTGTCGTCACCTCTGGACCTATGGTCCAGATAGCAAGTACCATCTCCTCGCTAAAGTGGTACTGTACTGAGAGAAATTATTTCCTGGACCACCCCAAGGTAGACCAGCTCAGATCTCGAAGACGTGCACGGTGGATAACGCGCAATCGAAAATTTGTGAAATACAAGGGTATATGCGGCGTGTTATTCACCGTGGAATTTGGATAGTGTACCTGGACCAAGCCCAGGCAATAATTTTTCCAGTACTGAAGAAAATAAGGGTCTAGCGGGATCCACGACGGCTGAGGAGACAGAGAGAGATATCCTTCTTTTGTAAATATCCTCCTGTAAATACCCTTTTGATCCTTCAATTGGCAGGGTGGCCGTCTTTGCCTCCCTTACTTTCACGAAAGATTATATATGTATATCCATATATAAAGTTGGACCGCCGGCCATGAGGGGAAGCCTTCCGCACTGGAATTTCTAGTACTGCAGGTAAAGGGCGACATACTTCCAGGCTCCTCTTTCACCTCGAAGCTGGTCCCATCCTGGGGCTACTTCCAACTTGTAGGGGCCCAACGAAAGAGAGCTCAGGGCCTCCAGGTCGAGAGATGCTGAGGAGTTAAAACAATTCAGAGCCTTTAATAGAAGCATTTATCTTGTGGGGCTCCAACTGTCAATATCTCATTCATATGCCTCCAGGTCGAACCAGAGTGAAACAGGTAACAGACAGAAGGATGGGACCCACACGGGGGAAGAGAGGTAAACTAACAGGGCTGGATTCCAGCCTAGACTTGCGTTCAAACGATGGTACAAGGGACCAGGTCCAATGGACCacgccaaatcccacggtggataacacgccaccttATCCCTTCTATTT from Elaeis guineensis isolate ETL-2024a chromosome 4, EG11, whole genome shotgun sequence includes these protein-coding regions:
- the LOC105044247 gene encoding uncharacterized protein, coding for MLMEVVRKGHEIQSISVDGSESDSLSRQSCTKWIPTNEQARILRDLYHTYGVRSPSVEQIQKISNRLRQYGKIEGKNVFYWFSNYKARERRKKRLSADIPSSSNTTTPPGACSSTTSTLALSQLSAPADASFHLSAMAVCWFCDVGSNATCFPHGPHVVGQMGSSECPGSVLMEKRYKVYLYCELLYVVICYEHATIS